A single genomic interval of Lentimicrobium saccharophilum harbors:
- a CDS encoding virulence RhuM family protein — protein MEKAEIIIYKESDSDFQIEVRLEDETVWLNRQQLSDLFNRDIKTIGKHINNALREELKSIPVVAKFATTASDGKTYQVEHYNLDMILSVGYRVKSQRGILFRRWANTVLKEYLLKGHVYDHRFEKIEKKLFEHDQKFDLIINTGLKPNEGIFFDGQIFDAWHFVSGLIKEAKQSIVLIDNYVDESVLLLMAKRKAGVSASIFTGTITKQLEADIQKHKAQYPPIQVKSFTRSHDRFLIIDQKDVYHIGASLKDLGKRWFAFSKIDLDPKEMLGRLEDKK, from the coding sequence ATGGAGAAAGCGGAAATTATAATTTATAAGGAATCAGATTCAGACTTCCAGATTGAAGTGAGACTCGAAGATGAAACAGTCTGGCTAAACAGGCAACAATTGTCTGATTTATTTAACAGGGATATCAAAACTATTGGCAAGCACATCAACAATGCGCTTCGCGAAGAGCTTAAATCCATTCCTGTTGTCGCAAAATTTGCGACAACTGCTTCAGATGGCAAAACTTATCAGGTTGAGCATTATAACCTGGATATGATTCTGTCTGTCGGATACAGGGTTAAATCTCAGCGGGGTATACTGTTCAGGCGGTGGGCTAATACAGTATTAAAAGAATACCTTCTGAAAGGTCATGTTTACGATCATCGGTTTGAAAAAATTGAAAAAAAACTCTTTGAACATGATCAAAAATTTGACCTGATCATCAATACCGGTTTAAAACCAAACGAAGGCATCTTCTTCGACGGTCAGATCTTTGATGCCTGGCACTTTGTTTCCGGGTTGATCAAAGAGGCAAAGCAAAGTATCGTTTTAATCGACAACTATGTTGACGAATCAGTATTGCTGCTGATGGCAAAACGGAAGGCCGGTGTTTCAGCCAGTATCTTTACAGGCACGATTACAAAACAACTTGAAGCAGATATACAAAAGCATAAAGCACAATACCCGCCGATTCAGGTGAAATCATTCACCCGCTCGCACGACCGCTTTCTGATTATCGACCAAAAAGACGTTTACCATATAGGTGCCTCCCTGAAAGACCTGGGAAAACGTTGGTTCGCGTTCTCAAAAATTGACCTTGATCCAAAAGAAATGCTTGGGCGATTAGAAGATAAAAAATGA
- a CDS encoding ATP-binding protein encodes MIRRENYFNLLADYIDKPFVKIITGLRRSGKSVLLGLLKEELIRRGADESNIILINFESFEFSDVDNAQKLYQFVKAKISNKGRTYILLDEIQEVESWEKAINAFRVDFDADIYITGSNSRLLSSELATYLAGRYIEIPVYTLSFSEYLQFRHVYAGIREPDIYKEFISFLRKGGFPALHAGEYTDEMAYKAVYDIYSSAILRDTVLRHGIREVELLERVVKFVFDNIGNSFSAKSVADYFKSQNRRIDLNTVYNYLNALEGAFIIYRIPRYDLRGKEILKTNEKYFVGDQSLLYAVMGYKDRLISGVLENIVMLELKRRGYRVFIGKLDKKEIDFVAEKAEKKIYIQVAWRMIDQRTIDREFSPLRAIKDNHPKFVLSMEENWHDNIEGIQHKHLAEFLLMKDI; translated from the coding sequence ATGATTAGAAGAGAAAACTACTTCAACCTGCTTGCTGATTATATCGATAAGCCGTTTGTCAAGATCATTACAGGTCTGAGGCGAAGCGGGAAATCGGTGTTGCTGGGTCTGTTGAAGGAAGAGCTTATCCGGAGGGGGGCAGATGAAAGCAACATCATTCTGATCAATTTTGAAAGTTTTGAATTCTCTGATGTTGATAATGCGCAAAAGCTGTATCAGTTTGTAAAAGCTAAAATCAGCAATAAGGGACGAACTTATATCCTGCTCGATGAGATTCAGGAAGTTGAATCCTGGGAAAAAGCCATCAATGCATTCCGGGTAGATTTTGACGCCGATATTTATATTACCGGCTCCAATTCCCGCCTGCTTTCCTCCGAGCTCGCCACCTATCTTGCCGGCAGGTATATCGAAATTCCCGTTTATACGCTTTCGTTCAGCGAATACCTGCAGTTCAGACACGTATATGCCGGTATCCGGGAACCGGATATTTATAAGGAGTTTATTTCTTTCTTACGGAAGGGTGGGTTCCCTGCCTTGCATGCAGGTGAATATACCGATGAAATGGCTTACAAGGCCGTTTATGATATTTATTCATCGGCCATACTGCGCGATACCGTGCTGCGGCATGGAATCCGCGAGGTGGAGTTGCTTGAGCGGGTGGTGAAATTTGTATTTGATAATATCGGGAATAGTTTTTCGGCAAAAAGCGTGGCCGACTACTTTAAAAGCCAGAACCGGCGCATTGACCTGAATACGGTTTATAACTACCTGAACGCGCTTGAAGGGGCATTTATTATTTACAGGATTCCGCGTTACGACCTGAGAGGGAAAGAGATACTGAAAACCAACGAGAAATACTTTGTGGGCGACCAGTCCTTGCTCTATGCGGTAATGGGATATAAAGACAGGCTGATTTCGGGTGTACTCGAAAACATCGTAATGCTCGAACTTAAACGCAGGGGTTATCGCGTTTTTATAGGGAAACTGGATAAAAAGGAGATTGATTTCGTTGCTGAAAAGGCGGAAAAGAAAATATATATTCAGGTAGCCTGGAGAATGATCGACCAGCGTACCATCGACCGGGAATTTTCACCCCTGCGCGCGATAAAGGATAACCATCCGAAATTCGTATTAAGTATGGAAGAAAACTGGCACGATAACATCGAAGGCATACAACATAAACACCTGGCTGAATTTCTGCTGATGAAGGATATTTGA
- a CDS encoding lipopolysaccharide biosynthesis protein, which produces MNDNKKIAANTIILYVRLLIVTAIGLYTTRIVLDALGVEDYGLYSVVGGVVTMMNFIGVTMVATSYRFIAVEMGKGAHGNVNGIFNSVFIIHAALSLLLLILGETIGVWYIKTYLNVAVEKIPDALFVLHLSIIATMLSVLTVPYQGLITAVEKFLYMSVIDIAKTFIKLGLVFMLMVYGGNKLRAYSVLMLSLNAFVLISYFVFSWRNFKSAVLFSFNSKINDYKQIFNFAWWILFGAIASIGSRQGAAIIINLFFGTILNAAFGVASQVHNMVMNFVKNLNQAAVPQIMKSYSSGSQERSIGLVYTVSRLTFLIMLIPSVIIFTSIDYILELWLKTVPAYTKEFIVLMMINGLINCFGAGIDAAIQATGNIRKTHLWYAFITLATLPFTYLSFKYGLPPYYFTIWAIVATLVNLVVQLKIVASLTQFNISRYLKSTVMPSAYVSFLIVPFFLIYQLIPKDGVYILIFTFIVTVYSLIIIVFIGLNLSERLILEKRMKGMFKRA; this is translated from the coding sequence ATGAACGATAATAAGAAAATAGCAGCTAACACTATTATATTGTATGTTAGATTATTAATTGTAACAGCAATTGGGTTGTATACAACCCGCATTGTTCTAGACGCTCTGGGAGTTGAAGATTACGGTCTTTATTCCGTTGTTGGCGGCGTTGTTACTATGATGAATTTTATTGGTGTAACAATGGTTGCAACATCTTACCGGTTTATTGCCGTCGAGATGGGTAAAGGCGCTCATGGAAATGTCAATGGGATTTTTAACTCTGTTTTTATAATTCATGCTGCATTAAGCCTATTGCTATTGATACTTGGAGAAACGATAGGAGTATGGTATATCAAAACTTATTTAAATGTGGCTGTGGAGAAAATCCCTGATGCTTTGTTCGTGCTTCATTTATCGATAATTGCAACCATGTTATCCGTGTTAACGGTACCTTATCAGGGTTTGATTACTGCAGTAGAGAAATTCTTATATATGTCTGTAATTGACATAGCAAAAACTTTCATCAAACTTGGGCTGGTTTTTATGCTAATGGTATATGGTGGCAATAAACTTAGAGCATATTCAGTATTGATGTTGTCATTAAATGCATTTGTACTTATTTCATATTTTGTGTTTAGTTGGAGAAATTTTAAAAGTGCTGTACTGTTCAGTTTTAACAGTAAAATTAATGATTATAAACAGATTTTCAATTTTGCATGGTGGATATTGTTTGGTGCAATTGCGAGCATAGGATCCCGGCAAGGTGCTGCAATCATTATTAACCTTTTTTTTGGCACTATTTTAAACGCAGCATTTGGTGTCGCTTCACAGGTTCATAATATGGTTATGAATTTTGTGAAAAATTTAAATCAGGCGGCGGTGCCTCAAATAATGAAAAGCTACAGTTCCGGGAGTCAGGAAAGATCTATTGGTTTGGTTTATACGGTTTCCCGATTGACCTTTTTAATTATGCTGATTCCTTCCGTAATTATTTTTACCTCAATAGATTATATTTTGGAATTGTGGTTGAAAACTGTGCCTGCATACACCAAGGAGTTTATTGTTCTGATGATGATAAACGGTTTAATCAATTGTTTTGGAGCAGGTATAGATGCCGCAATTCAGGCTACCGGGAATATAAGGAAAACACATCTGTGGTATGCATTTATAACCTTAGCAACTTTGCCTTTTACTTATCTGAGTTTTAAATATGGCCTGCCGCCCTATTATTTTACCATTTGGGCAATCGTTGCTACTTTGGTTAATCTTGTCGTACAGTTGAAGATAGTAGCTTCTTTAACACAGTTTAATATCTCACGATATCTAAAATCTACTGTAATGCCTTCGGCCTATGTTTCTTTTCTTATTGTTCCATTTTTTCTCATTTATCAATTAATACCAAAAGATGGAGTTTATATTTTAATCTTCACTTTTATAGTAACAGTATATAGTTTGATAATAATTGTGTTTATTGGATTGAACCTTTCTGAACGATTGATTCTTGAGAAAAGAATGAAAGGCATGTTTAAACGAGCTTAA
- a CDS encoding acyltransferase, which yields MKKLIKNAILRLKHRNCKIHYTAKVSLKAVIESDCSIGADAVIASNVKLGKGVKIGSRVQLKNISIGNNSMIESGVMVVGPGAGKIVIGKECYIGINNIFDTSDSISIGDYVHIAGPSTALWCHTSVKMCLESIPLNDEHRKNYRPTAPIVIGDNVYIGCNCTLYPGIVINTKSVVAPNSAVTRNIEANTMVGGVPARIIRALNE from the coding sequence ATGAAAAAGCTAATCAAAAATGCAATCCTGAGACTAAAACACAGGAATTGTAAAATTCACTACACGGCAAAAGTTTCTTTAAAAGCGGTAATTGAAAGTGATTGTAGTATTGGTGCTGATGCAGTGATTGCATCAAATGTTAAACTCGGGAAAGGTGTAAAAATTGGAAGCAGGGTTCAACTCAAGAACATATCGATAGGTAATAATTCCATGATTGAAAGCGGTGTCATGGTTGTTGGTCCAGGTGCAGGAAAAATTGTTATTGGAAAGGAGTGCTATATTGGTATCAATAATATATTTGATACCAGTGATTCGATTTCCATCGGCGATTATGTCCATATTGCCGGGCCCTCGACTGCTCTTTGGTGTCATACTAGTGTGAAAATGTGTTTAGAAAGTATTCCCCTTAATGATGAACACAGAAAAAATTACAGACCTACAGCTCCAATAGTAATCGGTGATAATGTATATATCGGATGTAACTGTACTCTTTATCCTGGTATTGTAATAAATACAAAGTCAGTAGTTGCGCCCAATTCAGCTGTTACTAGAAATATTGAAGCGAACACAATGGTTGGTGGAGTTCCTGCAAGGATAATCAGAGCTTTAAATGAGTAA
- the rfbC gene encoding dTDP-4-dehydrorhamnose 3,5-epimerase — translation MEISKRKLEGVFEINLNPLRDQRGFFMRAYDLDFFESNGLHRQWVQENHSRTDIKGTIRGLHFQLPPFSETKLVRCIQGAILDVFVDLRKNSTTFGQWDALELSEDNARMVFIPRGFAHGFCTLTQHSQVLYKVDNFYSRENERGLLWSDPEIGIEWPVKDPFLSEKDRRNMTFGEFLNEIGGLRID, via the coding sequence ATGGAAATCAGTAAAAGAAAGTTAGAAGGAGTTTTTGAGATCAACCTGAATCCTTTGCGTGATCAAAGGGGGTTTTTTATGCGTGCTTATGACCTTGATTTTTTCGAGTCTAATGGGTTACACCGTCAATGGGTTCAGGAAAATCATTCAAGAACAGACATCAAGGGAACTATAAGGGGGTTGCATTTTCAACTACCACCTTTCAGTGAAACAAAGCTTGTCAGGTGTATACAAGGTGCGATACTTGATGTTTTTGTAGACCTTAGAAAAAATTCAACGACATTCGGCCAATGGGATGCACTGGAACTCAGTGAAGACAATGCCAGAATGGTTTTTATTCCCAGGGGATTTGCCCATGGTTTTTGCACCCTTACGCAGCACAGTCAGGTATTGTATAAGGTGGACAATTTTTATTCCAGGGAAAACGAAAGGGGATTGCTTTGGAGTGACCCTGAAATTGGAATTGAATGGCCGGTGAAAGATCCGTTTTTATCGGAAAAGGATAGACGCAATATGACTTTTGGAGAGTTTTTAAATGAGATTGGGGGATTGAGAATTGATTGA
- a CDS encoding winged helix-turn-helix transcriptional regulator, with amino-acid sequence MNPFVISAYKAPEFFCDREKETRAIINAVTNGVNIVLYSLRRIGKTGLIRQGFRDAGKPDPLFEELGGGLMITLTKGVSSNASGKVVEKVVEKVVEKVVEKLSSNQRSILNLIGADQHITAAEMAKAIGISQRKTQENIARLKEMGLLKRIGPAKGGHWEVLNP; translated from the coding sequence ATGAACCCCTTTGTAATATCAGCCTATAAAGCACCTGAATTCTTTTGCGACCGGGAAAAAGAAACCCGGGCAATCATCAATGCTGTTACCAATGGAGTGAATATCGTGCTTTATTCCCTGCGGAGGATAGGTAAAACGGGGCTGATCAGGCAGGGTTTTCGCGATGCAGGTAAGCCTGATCCGCTTTTCGAAGAATTGGGAGGGGGTTTAATGATTACCTTAACGAAAGGAGTAAGTAGCAATGCATCCGGAAAGGTCGTAGAAAAGGTCGTAGAAAAGGTCGTAGAAAAGGTCGTAGAAAAACTCTCTTCAAATCAACGGTCAATTTTAAACCTGATTGGTGCAGATCAGCATATTACAGCCGCAGAGATGGCAAAAGCCATTGGAATTTCACAGAGAAAAACACAGGAAAACATCGCCAGATTAAAAGAAATGGGTCTCCTCAAACGCATCGGACCCGCAAAAGGAGGGCACTGGGAAGTATTAAATCCCTGA
- a CDS encoding DegT/DnrJ/EryC1/StrS family aminotransferase, translating into MNIRLFKPSLGTEELEAVKDAFERSWVGLGPKVNEFEEKWAEFVGAKLAIGVNSATAALHLALAAFRFPEGKKVLVPSLTFSATASAILYNRLIPVFVDSDPVTLGMDLEDMKRKYTEDVVAVIPVHYAGHPVPMEKLMPWAGEYGLKVVEDCAHTSGALYKGKALGTWGDIGCYSFEEKKLMTTGDGGMMVTNDPELFKDVKAMRWVGIDKDNWKTAQAYVDANHDALHWFYELNVLGYKYNMNDLAASIGLQQLKKLPAMNARRSQIIQQYLDGLKDVESVKPLLPYEPDNYVYQMFGIRAEKRDELMIYLKSKGIATGCHYTPLSIQPLFRQWGFNCPFIEEEANKFITLPLHAELTDDEISYIIGIIRSYKY; encoded by the coding sequence ATGAATATAAGACTTTTTAAACCATCGCTCGGTACAGAGGAACTTGAAGCTGTAAAAGATGCTTTTGAACGTTCATGGGTAGGTCTTGGACCTAAAGTCAATGAATTTGAAGAAAAATGGGCCGAATTTGTTGGCGCTAAACTAGCCATCGGGGTTAATTCTGCAACTGCAGCTTTACATTTGGCATTGGCTGCTTTCAGGTTTCCCGAGGGTAAAAAAGTGCTGGTACCTTCTCTTACATTTTCTGCAACAGCCTCCGCCATTTTGTACAACAGGTTGATCCCTGTCTTTGTAGATTCTGATCCGGTTACGCTGGGAATGGATCTGGAAGATATGAAACGTAAGTACACAGAAGATGTTGTGGCTGTAATACCGGTGCATTATGCGGGGCATCCTGTTCCTATGGAAAAGCTGATGCCCTGGGCCGGGGAGTACGGACTAAAAGTAGTGGAAGATTGCGCCCATACTTCCGGGGCATTGTATAAGGGAAAAGCATTGGGTACCTGGGGCGACATCGGTTGCTATTCTTTTGAAGAAAAGAAGCTGATGACAACCGGCGATGGAGGGATGATGGTGACCAACGATCCGGAGTTATTCAAGGATGTAAAGGCCATGCGCTGGGTGGGAATAGACAAGGACAACTGGAAAACCGCCCAGGCTTATGTGGATGCAAACCACGATGCCTTGCACTGGTTTTATGAACTGAATGTGCTGGGTTACAAATACAACATGAATGACCTGGCAGCTTCCATCGGACTTCAGCAGCTTAAAAAGCTCCCGGCTATGAATGCCAGACGATCTCAGATTATTCAACAATATCTGGATGGTTTAAAAGATGTTGAAAGCGTTAAGCCTTTATTGCCTTATGAACCAGATAACTACGTTTATCAGATGTTTGGCATAAGGGCTGAAAAGCGAGATGAGCTGATGATTTACCTTAAATCCAAAGGGATTGCTACAGGATGCCACTATACACCGCTTTCGATACAACCTCTTTTCAGGCAATGGGGTTTTAACTGTCCGTTTATCGAAGAAGAGGCGAACAAGTTTATTACATTGCCGCTTCATGCTGAGTTAACTGATGACGAGATATCGTATATAATTGGCATTATCAGGTCTTATAAGTATTAA
- a CDS encoding four helix bundle protein has translation MEEDILNRNKNINRGFRKLEVWNEAIDLYAFVKLNILISSKISFRVKDQIEGSVFSVHSNIAEGYGRRYLKENIQFNSIALASLAENYSQIYALRKVQLINEELFDEYDKKHYSLENKLINYNKSQVKQLKEKSDWHNDYIVREIIETYGIED, from the coding sequence ATGGAAGAGGATATATTAAATAGAAACAAAAATATAAACAGGGGCTTCAGGAAGCTTGAGGTATGGAATGAAGCCATTGATTTATATGCTTTTGTAAAATTGAATATTCTTATTTCTTCGAAAATTTCATTTAGAGTGAAAGATCAGATAGAAGGTTCTGTTTTTTCAGTTCATTCTAATATTGCGGAAGGATACGGCCGAAGATATCTGAAAGAAAATATCCAATTTAACAGTATTGCGCTTGCCTCGCTTGCTGAAAACTATTCTCAGATATACGCCCTGCGCAAAGTGCAACTGATAAACGAAGAACTCTTTGATGAGTATGATAAGAAACATTATTCACTTGAAAACAAGCTTATTAACTATAACAAATCTCAGGTCAAACAACTTAAAGAAAAATCAGACTGGCATAATGATTATATTGTCAGGGAGATTATTGAAACTTACGGAATTGAGGATTGA
- a CDS encoding GNAT family N-acetyltransferase, with amino-acid sequence MIRLKDYSLIKINPDQRDQIESLINLNNGSVFHEPILNEIASKYHKTDFYYLVNDPDIIKIACPVHVTKYDFGRKLYQLKPPGDIPYAGFVGELTELDQYLKIGLNDALIYAGFPTQNLTELSEEESGLTSMVDLSLSENDIFMKVINAKRRNMIRKAVKSGIEVKAFLDKDGLEIFWPILLSLHIKLGYQKLQKDYYESLFNQYSKKGKSVILIAYKGEKAVSGLLLLGNNNYMHYYKGASVTGTLNEGQGELLQWEAIKWAKGKSKFYDLCNLNRESLPEIYRFKTGISDQLFFYRKFKMKSLGFKILNRLS; translated from the coding sequence ATGATAAGGTTGAAGGACTATTCATTGATTAAAATTAATCCTGATCAACGGGATCAGATAGAAAGTCTAATTAACCTAAATAATGGATCGGTATTTCATGAACCAATATTGAACGAAATTGCTTCAAAGTATCACAAAACTGATTTTTATTATCTTGTTAATGATCCTGATATTATAAAAATAGCATGTCCTGTACATGTGACAAAATACGATTTTGGGCGGAAACTCTACCAGCTTAAGCCACCGGGTGACATTCCATATGCCGGATTTGTGGGCGAGTTAACAGAACTTGATCAATACCTAAAAATAGGGCTAAATGATGCATTGATATATGCTGGCTTTCCAACTCAAAATCTTACAGAACTTTCAGAGGAAGAATCAGGTTTAACTTCAATGGTAGATTTATCACTAAGTGAAAATGATATTTTCATGAAAGTAATCAATGCGAAAAGAAGGAATATGATCAGGAAAGCAGTTAAGTCTGGCATAGAAGTAAAGGCTTTTTTAGATAAGGATGGCTTAGAAATATTCTGGCCAATTCTATTAAGTTTACATATAAAGCTTGGCTATCAGAAATTGCAAAAAGATTATTATGAGAGCCTTTTCAATCAGTATTCAAAAAAAGGAAAATCAGTCATTTTAATTGCTTACAAAGGAGAAAAAGCCGTTTCCGGCCTGTTATTGTTAGGTAATAATAATTACATGCATTATTACAAAGGGGCCTCGGTTACAGGTACGTTAAATGAAGGTCAGGGTGAACTATTACAATGGGAGGCTATCAAGTGGGCTAAGGGGAAATCAAAGTTTTATGACCTTTGTAATTTGAATAGAGAATCATTGCCTGAGATTTATCGTTTTAAAACTGGTATATCTGATCAACTATTTTTCTATAGGAAGTTTAAGATGAAATCATTGGGTTTTAAAATTTTAAACAGGCTTTCCTGA
- the rfbG gene encoding CDP-glucose 4,6-dehydratase — MEIDHWPNIYKGKKVLITGHTGFKGAWLSIWLHLLGADVVGIALEPRSEKDVFVLSGIGKRIRDYRVDIRDLEKVYEVVENEKPEMLFHLAAQPIVLESYTRPVYTFETNVLGTVNLLEVMRRSKSLRTGVFITTDKCYENREQDYAYKETDPMGGHDPYSASKGAAELVISSYRNSFFTTPEKKVASARAGNVIGGGDWTPYRLMVDIVKAIEQEKAIEVRNPDATRPWQHVLEPLGGYLLLGAMLEEGKEFDEAWNFGPHAQNTITVKELLELTIREFGKGQWIDRSSGEKLHEAKLLALDITKAKLRLGWNPVLNIRDTIRLAAAWYMNYQTADVFEMCKQQITDYTERWKSVKES; from the coding sequence ATGGAAATAGATCATTGGCCCAATATCTATAAGGGGAAAAAGGTACTGATTACCGGTCATACCGGTTTCAAGGGCGCCTGGTTAAGCATCTGGCTTCATTTGTTGGGTGCGGATGTTGTTGGAATTGCATTGGAACCACGAAGCGAAAAGGACGTGTTCGTACTTTCAGGCATTGGTAAACGGATCCGAGACTACAGAGTTGATATCCGTGATCTTGAAAAAGTATATGAGGTGGTTGAAAATGAGAAACCAGAAATGCTCTTTCATCTGGCTGCACAGCCCATTGTACTGGAAAGCTACACCAGACCGGTATATACTTTTGAAACTAACGTATTAGGTACTGTTAACCTGCTGGAGGTAATGCGCAGGTCAAAAAGTCTAAGAACCGGAGTTTTTATTACTACAGATAAATGCTATGAGAATCGTGAACAGGATTATGCTTACAAGGAAACCGATCCCATGGGTGGACATGATCCATACAGCGCCAGCAAAGGAGCCGCTGAACTTGTGATAAGTTCATACCGTAATTCCTTTTTTACAACACCTGAAAAAAAGGTGGCTTCGGCCAGGGCTGGAAATGTGATCGGGGGTGGAGACTGGACCCCTTACCGCCTTATGGTTGATATTGTAAAAGCAATTGAGCAGGAGAAGGCGATAGAAGTGAGAAATCCTGACGCAACAAGGCCATGGCAGCATGTACTGGAGCCCCTCGGTGGTTATTTGCTTCTGGGAGCGATGCTTGAAGAAGGTAAAGAATTTGATGAAGCCTGGAATTTCGGACCACATGCTCAAAATACAATAACTGTAAAAGAACTCCTTGAACTAACGATTAGGGAATTCGGAAAAGGCCAATGGATTGACCGTTCATCAGGAGAAAAATTACACGAAGCAAAATTACTGGCACTTGATATCACAAAGGCAAAACTCAGGCTTGGTTGGAATCCTGTATTAAACATCAGGGATACCATCCGGTTAGCGGCAGCATGGTATATGAATTACCAGACGGCTGATGTTTTTGAGATGTGTAAACAGCAGATAACAGATTATACTGAAAGATGGAAATCAGTAAAAGAAAGTTAG
- the rfbF gene encoding glucose-1-phosphate cytidylyltransferase → MKVIILCGGMGTRLREETEYKPKPMVEIGGRPILWHIMKHYAHYGFNEFILALGYKGDVIRDYFLNYYKYNRDFTVDLSNGSVAIENEGSKNNWKVTLVETGDESMTGYRTKLAGKYVHEDRFMLTYGDAVATVDIKALVDFHIRKNTIGTVTGVYPPSRFGDLVIEGDQVTHFKQQLKDVENQSPINGGYFVFKREFLDLIPDDPGIDLEKLPIDSIVNKNQLSVFQHKGFWHSMDTFRDNQQLNKMWKENPVWKIWK, encoded by the coding sequence ATGAAAGTAATTATCCTTTGTGGCGGTATGGGAACCCGCCTGCGTGAAGAGACCGAATACAAGCCAAAACCAATGGTTGAAATAGGTGGCAGACCTATACTCTGGCATATTATGAAGCATTATGCCCATTATGGGTTCAATGAATTTATTCTTGCCCTTGGTTACAAAGGCGATGTAATCCGTGATTATTTCCTGAATTATTACAAGTATAACCGAGATTTTACCGTTGATCTTTCAAATGGTAGTGTTGCTATTGAGAATGAAGGATCAAAGAATAACTGGAAAGTCACACTGGTGGAAACCGGTGATGAATCCATGACGGGATACCGTACAAAACTGGCAGGAAAGTATGTGCATGAGGACCGTTTTATGCTTACTTATGGTGATGCGGTTGCCACCGTTGATATTAAGGCGCTGGTTGATTTCCATATACGCAAGAATACCATTGGAACGGTAACCGGCGTTTATCCGCCCAGCAGGTTTGGCGATCTTGTCATTGAGGGTGATCAGGTTACACATTTCAAACAACAGCTAAAAGACGTTGAAAATCAGAGTCCTATAAATGGCGGCTATTTTGTATTTAAACGGGAATTCCTTGATCTTATACCAGATGATCCGGGGATTGATCTTGAAAAATTGCCGATTGATAGCATCGTAAATAAGAATCAATTGTCCGTTTTTCAACATAAAGGCTTCTGGCACTCAATGGATACTTTCCGCGACAATCAGCAACTGAATAAAATGTGGAAAGAAAACCCGGTTTGGAAAATATGGAAATAG
- the rfbA gene encoding glucose-1-phosphate thymidylyltransferase RfbA: MKGIILAGGAGTRLHPITRVVSKQLLPIYDKPMIFYPLSVLMLAGIREILIISTPHDLPQFEKLFGDGRQLGLTFSYKVQPSPDGLAQAFILGEEFIGNDDVCLVLGDNIFYGAGLQKLLVNSVETVQNDNKAVVFGYYVDDPERYGVAEIDREGNVLSIEEKPKQPKSNYAVVGLYFYPNAVVEIAKNVKPSQRGELEITSVNEAFLQQQQLKLQVLSRGFAWLDTGTHEALSEATEFVKALEKRTSLKIACVEEIAYKMGFIDLAGLQESIVSQGKSSYAEYLRKL; the protein is encoded by the coding sequence ATGAAAGGCATCATCCTCGCCGGCGGCGCCGGAACACGGCTGCACCCGATTACCCGGGTGGTTTCGAAGCAGTTGCTGCCCATCTACGATAAGCCGATGATCTTTTATCCGCTTTCGGTGCTGATGCTGGCAGGTATACGCGAAATCCTGATTATCTCCACCCCCCACGACCTGCCGCAGTTTGAAAAACTGTTTGGCGACGGCAGGCAGCTGGGATTAACGTTCAGCTACAAGGTGCAGCCCTCGCCCGACGGACTGGCGCAGGCCTTTATCCTGGGAGAGGAATTTATCGGCAACGACGATGTTTGCCTGGTACTGGGCGACAATATCTTTTATGGCGCCGGTTTGCAGAAGTTGCTGGTAAACAGCGTGGAAACCGTTCAGAACGACAACAAGGCCGTTGTCTTCGGTTATTATGTGGATGACCCTGAGCGTTACGGCGTGGCCGAAATTGACCGGGAAGGCAATGTGCTGAGCATTGAGGAGAAACCCAAACAGCCCAAAAGCAATTATGCCGTGGTGGGACTTTATTTCTACCCCAATGCCGTGGTGGAGATTGCCAAAAATGTAAAACCCTCGCAGCGGGGCGAACTGGAGATTACCTCGGTAAACGAAGCCTTTCTGCAGCAGCAGCAACTGAAACTGCAGGTGCTCAGCCGCGGCTTTGCCTGGCTGGATACCGGCACCCACGAGGCCCTGAGCGAAGCCACCGAATTTGTAAAGGCCCTGGAAAAACGCACCAGCCTGAAGATTGCCTGTGTAGAAGAGATCGCTTATAAAATGGGCTTTATTGACCTGGCCGGGTTGCAGGAAAGTATTGTGTCGCAGGGGAAAAGCTCCTATGCGGAATACCTCAGAAAGCTTTAG